A single window of Nicotiana tomentosiformis chromosome 1, ASM39032v3, whole genome shotgun sequence DNA harbors:
- the LOC104091191 gene encoding pentatricopeptide repeat-containing protein At1g63330-like, protein MDIVTQDFAALCTSKPSKTPLALPGKSSPTTSPANFRMCATLRRMRINYKVGHFPLFPTSLYTSQLLVLHFLTPPHKVLNPKVTSFSTESSYCSSNLLDSEKGFDFLEQFSPFKNLSNSSTYTVITSNERRKIVVGLSRMIKNEKGYILEAFSRDFCPSFLVKIMKLIGNREVAFAFFKFVFQDYSESTVKSCCISAHLLAAGQLRLLAQDIISWIIRRIGKCRSDEIVEFMWREHCKYECDFSVLDSLMRAFLTAEMVSAALEISSKMRDSGLRPSSSAVGILFKLLLRIGDYGNVWKLFRDMLHKGPRPTNNLFNVMILGYCRKGSLRTGESLCHLMRKFGCEPDVFTYNILINAYCIRGWTSDALHWVHMMIDHGCNPSISTFSTVINALCKEGNMMEARKVFDGMQEVGVFPSTITYNALMDGYVKAREIYQANMLYEEMKKKGIVPDAITLNILVAGHYKYGREEDGDRLLWDLTVTGLFPDCLFSDVSIAGLCWAGRLNEAVTLLDNMLEKGIPVSVIAFNSIIAAYSKEGLEEKAFEVYNVMVQFGQTPSASTCASLLMGLATTGRLQEARNLMAKMIAMSFPVNRTAFTVLLDGYFKKGDVIGARILWEEMEMMGIAPDSVAFSALIDGLAKAGSVEDAYDAFFQMTRKGLVPNNFVYNSLITGFCNSGKLNEAQKLERDMRDRGLLPDVFTINTIINGFCKQGRMRLAVDSFVEMQRNGIQPDIVTYNTLINGFCKAFDMVNADNFMTRMYASGWEPDITTYNIKLHGFCSSRRINRAVMMLDELVSAGVVPNTVTYNTMMNSACNDILDRAMILAAKLLKMAFIPNTVTANLLLSHLWKQGLPQRTLMWGQKLSEIGFEFDEITYKILDNASHYIQENTEYCTETTGKSLFLDFLMYITYDYIRRSKAYSDKNDSSYELVEDGPCGSFKLVNKAYSQFDERARN, encoded by the coding sequence ATGGACATTGTCACTCAAGATTTTGCTGCGCTGTGCACGTCAAAACCTTCAAAAACTCCGTTAGCTTTGCCGGGAAAATCATCCCCGACGACATCTCCGGCGAATTTCCGGATGTGTGCCACTTTGCGCCGTATGCGCATCAATTACAAGGTGGGTCATTTTCCCCTGTTTCCAACATCCTTGTACACTTCACAACTGCTAGTTTTACACTTCCTCACTCCACCACACAAAGTCCTAAACCCTAAAGTTACCAGCTTTTCTACTGAAAGCTCATATTGCAGTTCAAATTTATTAGATTCTGAAAAAGGATTTGATTTTCTTGAACAGTTTTCCCCTTTTAAGAATTTGTCAAACTCTTCTACTTACACTGTCATTACCTCAAATGAGAGGCGTAAAATTGTTGTGGGGTTATCAAGAAtgataaaaaatgaaaaaggttACATTTTGGAAGCATTTTCAAGAGATTTTTGCCCATCTTTTTTGGTAAAAATTATGAAGTTGATTGGTAATAGGGAAGTTGCATTTGCATTCTTTAAGTTTGTTTTTCAAGATTATTCGGAGAGTACAGTGAAGTCATGTTGTATTAGTGCGCATTTATTGGCTGCTGGACAGTTGAGGCTATTGGCACAGGATATAATATCTTGGATCATTAGGAGGATTGGAAAATGTAGGAGTGAtgagattgtggagttcatgTGGAGGGAGCATTGTAAGTATGAGTGTGACTTTTCAGTTCTTGATTCATTAATGCGGGCTTTTTTAACCGCAGAAATGGTTTCGGCTGCATTAGAGATTTCGAGTAAGATGAGAGACAGTGGGTTGAGGCCGAGTTCATCAGCTGTCGGCATCCTATTTAAGTTGTTGCTTAGGATTGGTGATTATGGTAATGTCTGGAAGTTATTTCGGGATATGTTGCATAAAGGGCCTCGTCCTACTAACAATCTCTTTAATGTAATGATTCTTGGATATTGTAGAAAAGGCAGTCTTCGAACGGGAGAGAGTTTATGTCATCTCATGAGGAAGTTTGGATGTGAGCCAGATGTTTTTACATATAATATTTTGATCAATGCATACTGTATTAGAGGATGGACTTCAGATGCATTGCACTGGGTGCATATGATGATTGATCATGGATGTAATCCAAGTATCTCTACCTTTAGTACGGTAATTAATGCCTTATGCAAAGAAGGCAACATGATGGAAGCCAGAAAGGTTTTTGATGGAATGCAAGAGGTGGGTGTCTTTCCTAGCACCATCACATATAATGCTTTGATGGATGGCTACGTTAAAGCACGGGAAATATATCAAGCAAATATGCTATAtgaagaaatgaaaaagaaggGTATAGTTCCAGATGCTATAACTCTTAACATTTTGGTGGCAGGTCACTATAAGTATGGTAGGGAAGAGGATGGCGACCGATTATTATGGGATCTAACAGTGACGGGACTTTTTCCAGATTGTTTATTCTCTGATGTATCAATTGCAGGATTGTGTTGGGCAGGAAGGTTGAACGAGGCTGTAACATTGTTGGATAATATGCTTGAGAAGGGGATACCTGTTAGTGTAATAGCTTTTAATTCCATTATTGCTGCTTACAGCAAAGAAGGGTTAGAAGAAAAAGCATTTGAAGTCTATAATGTTATGGTTCAGTTTGGTCAGACTCCTTCAGCTTCCACGTGTGCTTCCCTTCTCATGGGTTTGGCAACGACAGGGAGGCTGCAAGAAGCGAGAAATTTAATGGCTAAGATGATTGCAATGTCCTTCCCTGTTAACAGAACTGCTTTCACTGTGCTTCTGGATGGGTATTTTAAGAAAGGGGATGTAATAGGAGCTAGAATATTGTGGGAAGAAATGGAAATGATGGGAATCGCTCCTGATTCTGTTGCTTTTTCTGCATTGATAGATGGGCTTGCTAAAGCAGGATCTGTTGAAGATGCGTATGATGCCTTTTTCCAGATGACTAGGAAAGGGCTTGTGCCTAATAATTTTGTTTATAATTCGCTAATTACTGGTTTTTGTAATAGCGGAAAACTGAATGAAGCTCAGAAACTAGAGAGGGACATGAGGGATAGGGGTCTTCTCCCGGATGTCTTTACAATTAATACCATCATCAATGGTTTCTGCAAACAGGGAAGAATGAGATTAGCTGTTGACAGTTTTGTGGAAATGCAACGAAATGGTATACAACCTGATATTGTTACATATAACACCTTGATCAACGGATTCTGCAAAGCATTTGACATGGTCAATGCGGATAACTTTATGACAAGAATGTATGCCAGTGGATGGGAACCTGATATCACAACCTACAATATAAAGCTTCATGGTTTCTGTAGTAGTAGGAGGATAAATCGAGCAGTTATGATGTTGGATGAGCTTGTATCTGCTGGAGTGGTGCCAAATACCGTTACATATAACACTATGATGAATAGTGCTTGCAATGACATATTGGACCGTGCAATGATTTTGGCAGCAAAGTTGCTTAAGATGGCATTTATCCCAAACACCGTTACCGCTAACTTACTACTTTCTCACCTATGGAAGCAGGGACTACCTCAGCGGACGTTGATGTGGGGGCAGAAGTTGAGCGAAATTGGTTTTGAGTTTGATGAAATAACATATAAAATTTTGGACAATGCTTCTCATTA